From the genome of Gammaproteobacteria bacterium:
GAGTGTCTTCCCGCCGCTGGCCGGTGCCGACTACCTGATGGCCGACAAGACCCGCGCCATCGAGGTCGTGCTGAACGGTCTCAGCGGGCCGATCGAGGTCAACGGCCAGCCGTACAACTCGGTCATGCCGCCGATGAGCCAGCTCAACGACGACGAGGTCGCCAACATCCTGACCTACGTCCTGAACAGCTGGGGCAACGAGGATGGTGTGGTGACCGCCGAGGAAGTGGCCAAGGTACGGGCCGAGACCGAGCGTCCGGCAGGTGCAGCCCACTGATGGAAAGGATGACCCGCCCAGGGAAGGCAATGCTCGCCGCGATGGTTGCCATCGCGGCGGGTGTTTTTCCTGTCCCGTCACTGGCCACGCCGGTCACCTTGCCGGGTGGTGATTTCAAGACCGTCATCCCGCTGGCCGAAGGTACGGACAGCGTCCAGCTGCCGGGATTCAAGATGGACCGGCTGCCGGTAACCAACGGCGAATTCCTGGAATTCGTCAGGGCCAATCCGGAGTGGCAACGCAGCAAGGCCGTGCGCCTGTTTGCCGGTGCCGGTTACCTCGGGCACTGGGCGGACGACCTCGAGCTGGGTGACAAGGCGCTGCCCGAGCAGCCCGTGACCCGGGTCAGCTGGTTTGCCGCAACGGCGTATTGCGAAAGCCGGGGCGGTCGCCTGCCACGCTGGCACGAGTGGGAGTTTGCGGCGGCAGCGGACGAGGACCGCACCGATGCACGCGACGACCCGGCGTGGAGGCAACGGATACTTGCCTGGTATGCCGTGCCGTCGAACCGCGCCCTGGCAACGGTCGGGCAATCCGAACCCAATGCCTGGGGCATCCATGACATGACCGGCCTGGTCTGGGAGTGGGTCGAGGATTACAGCGCCTTGCTGGTTTCCAGTGACAATCGCGAACAGGGCGGGGCGGACAAGCTGCAGTTCTGCGGCGCAGGCGCCATCAGCATGGAGCAGAAGGAGAACTATGCCGTGCTGATGCGGGTCGCGATGCTGAGCAGCCTGGAGGCCGACTACGCCACGCGCGATCTCGGCTTCAGGTGTGCCTATGACATGACAGGCCAGCCGGGAACCGTGCTGGCAGGAGAGGAACAATGAGCAACACCACGTTCAATCATCGAGCCAATGCGCTGGGCACTTTCGCTGGCGTGCTGTTGATGCTGCTCATGATCGTGCCGCCACCGGCGGTCGAGGCCGACACCGTCGTCCGGCAGGACGCCGTCCAGAAATTCGAACAAGGGGGCTGGG
Proteins encoded in this window:
- a CDS encoding formylglycine-generating enzyme family protein, with the protein product MLAAMVAIAAGVFPVPSLATPVTLPGGDFKTVIPLAEGTDSVQLPGFKMDRLPVTNGEFLEFVRANPEWQRSKAVRLFAGAGYLGHWADDLELGDKALPEQPVTRVSWFAATAYCESRGGRLPRWHEWEFAAAADEDRTDARDDPAWRQRILAWYAVPSNRALATVGQSEPNAWGIHDMTGLVWEWVEDYSALLVSSDNREQGGADKLQFCGAGAISMEQKENYAVLMRVAMLSSLEADYATRDLGFRCAYDMTGQPGTVLAGEEQ